The following are from one region of the Paenibacillus protaetiae genome:
- a CDS encoding BMP family ABC transporter substrate-binding protein, with the protein MKRLRKRWTMGFSLLLLTVLVLSACSNSNSGSGGNSSASPSPTASAEASADTSASPSGEPGKGIANPRVAFVYIGPPGDGGWTFEHDNGRKYMEEQLGVKADTVENVPESADAERVITELAQNHDIIFTTSYGYMDPTLNVAKKFPKVIFMHAAGYKTADNMGTYFGKNYEGSYLSGIAAGKTTKSNKIGYVGAFPIPEVIYNINAFTLGVQSVNPDATVSVVWTNTWYDPTTERQAAVSLLDKGADVLLAYQDSPATLQAAAERGAKAGGNDSDMTRFAPDAYLTNPIWNWGPYYTKVVKSVMDGTWTNEQYSGGFEDGMVDIAPLGPSIPEETKKLVEDAKTKIKSGELNVFSGPIYDQSGAVKVEDGKTLSLDDILVMDWFVKGVDGKTQQ; encoded by the coding sequence GCCGTCGCCGACAGCATCGGCAGAAGCATCTGCGGATACATCGGCTTCACCATCCGGGGAACCGGGCAAAGGAATTGCTAATCCGCGAGTAGCATTCGTGTACATCGGGCCTCCGGGCGACGGCGGCTGGACGTTCGAGCACGACAACGGACGGAAGTACATGGAGGAGCAGCTTGGGGTTAAAGCGGACACCGTAGAAAACGTGCCGGAAAGCGCGGACGCAGAGCGTGTCATTACTGAGCTCGCGCAAAATCATGACATTATCTTTACGACGAGTTACGGCTATATGGATCCAACGCTGAATGTCGCCAAAAAGTTCCCGAAAGTCATCTTTATGCATGCCGCAGGCTATAAGACTGCGGACAATATGGGCACATACTTCGGCAAAAACTATGAAGGCAGCTACTTAAGCGGTATTGCAGCCGGCAAAACGACGAAATCGAACAAAATCGGTTATGTCGGCGCTTTCCCGATTCCGGAAGTAATTTATAACATCAACGCCTTTACGCTTGGCGTACAAAGTGTAAACCCGGACGCCACCGTAAGCGTCGTTTGGACCAATACATGGTACGACCCAACGACGGAACGGCAAGCGGCTGTCAGCTTACTTGACAAGGGCGCTGATGTATTGCTCGCTTACCAAGATTCACCAGCGACGCTGCAAGCAGCAGCTGAACGTGGAGCCAAAGCTGGCGGCAATGATTCTGACATGACGAGATTTGCACCTGACGCTTATCTGACAAACCCGATTTGGAACTGGGGGCCATATTACACGAAGGTAGTGAAATCCGTCATGGACGGCACTTGGACCAACGAACAATATTCCGGCGGATTTGAAGACGGAATGGTTGATATCGCGCCGCTTGGACCAAGCATTCCGGAAGAAACGAAAAAACTGGTGGAAGATGCGAAAACCAAAATCAAATCCGGCGAACTGAATGTGTTCTCAGGTCCGATTTATGACCAATCCGGCGCGGTGAAAGTCGAAGACGGCAAAACCCTTTCGCTGGACGACATCCTGGTGATGGACTGGTTCGTAAAAGGCGTTGACGGCAAAACCCAGCAATAA